From a region of the uncultured Desulfatiglans sp. genome:
- the mnmE gene encoding tRNA modification GTPase MnmE yields MIATPDPAANDTISAIATPAGPGGIGIVRVSGPAAHAIVGGLFRPRHATARWSPQRLYYGHIIDPETREPLDEVLVSFMPSPHSYTREDYAEINSHGGYVLLSKVLRLTVEAGARPARPGEFTLRAYLNGRIDLTQAEAVMDLIQSRSEQGLVMASRQIQGRLRNEIASLREAAVAVLAQVESAIDFMEEEDTGFDPLDLLKAVRDGLLQPIERLLAAHRRRVWVDGVGTVLAGRVNAGKSSLLNRLTDEDRAIVTPSPGTTRDVIETVLNLDGVPLRLMDTAGFRRARNPAERIGLEHSRRRLGEADLILMVIDQSRPLASDDLELLDYCKGRNHLVILNKIDLPPRIGRAGEERLAACQTVRVSALTGEGIEELHQAIKDRVLSSERGGVCSDVAPNLRHKQALENAAAAFRRALQGIQSGDPSEIVAFELQTGLDALGGIIGEVPHEAVLDEIFSRFCIGK; encoded by the coding sequence ATGATCGCCACGCCTGACCCTGCCGCCAACGACACCATCTCCGCCATCGCCACGCCCGCCGGTCCGGGAGGGATCGGCATCGTGCGGGTCAGCGGACCCGCGGCCCATGCGATCGTCGGGGGTCTGTTCCGCCCCAGACATGCAACCGCCCGCTGGTCGCCACAGCGCCTCTATTACGGGCACATCATCGATCCTGAAACCCGGGAACCCCTCGACGAGGTTCTGGTGAGCTTCATGCCCTCTCCGCATTCCTACACGCGTGAGGATTACGCCGAGATCAACTCTCACGGCGGCTACGTGCTGCTTTCGAAGGTCCTTCGGCTGACGGTCGAAGCCGGGGCGAGGCCTGCCCGGCCGGGGGAGTTCACCCTGAGGGCCTATTTGAACGGGCGTATCGATTTGACGCAGGCCGAAGCGGTCATGGACCTCATCCAATCCCGGTCCGAGCAGGGCCTGGTGATGGCGTCCCGCCAGATTCAGGGCCGTCTCAGGAATGAGATTGCATCGCTGCGCGAAGCGGCGGTGGCGGTGCTCGCGCAGGTGGAATCGGCCATTGATTTCATGGAAGAGGAAGACACCGGATTCGATCCGTTGGATCTTCTGAAGGCGGTCCGGGATGGGCTTCTGCAGCCGATCGAGAGGCTGTTGGCGGCGCACAGGCGCCGGGTGTGGGTGGACGGTGTCGGAACGGTGCTCGCCGGGCGGGTCAACGCCGGCAAGTCCAGTCTCTTGAATCGCCTGACCGATGAGGACCGGGCGATCGTTACACCCAGCCCCGGAACCACCCGCGATGTGATCGAGACGGTGCTCAACCTGGACGGCGTCCCCCTGCGGCTGATGGACACAGCCGGATTCAGGCGCGCCCGGAACCCGGCGGAACGGATAGGCCTCGAGCACTCCCGCCGGAGGCTGGGGGAGGCCGATCTGATCCTGATGGTGATCGATCAGAGCCGGCCCCTTGCATCGGACGACCTGGAACTGCTCGATTACTGCAAAGGCAGGAACCATCTGGTGATCCTCAACAAGATCGACCTTCCGCCGCGGATCGGGCGTGCAGGCGAAGAGCGTCTGGCAGCCTGTCAGACCGTCAGGGTCTCCGCCCTGACCGGGGAGGGGATCGAGGAACTGCACCAGGCCATCAAAGACAGGGTCCTGTCTTCGGAAAGGGGGGGGGTATGCTCGGACGTCGCTCCCAACCTCCGGCACAAGCAGGCCCTCGAGAACGCGGCGGCGGCCTTCAGGCGCGCGCTCCAGGGTATCCAGTCGGGAGATCCTTCCGAAATCGTCGCCTTCGAGCTTCAGACCGGCCTCGATGCCCTGGGTGGGATTATCGGAGAGGTGCCGCACGAGGCGGTCCTCGACGAGATCTTCAGCCGGTTCTGCATCGGAAAGTGA
- a CDS encoding R3H domain protein has translation MEVYEFEGKNTEDAIANACRRLNRAREDLEIEVLEPGSAGIFGLVGGRKAKIKVTIPVPAVEIPSEPELEQEAESAVEPFSAEAPRAGEAAGVPEEAAEALLPENENDLEVARETLEKILACIPLNDTSVAVEYSNGAILLNITGDTSGLLIGRKGRTLDALQFIVNKIVNKTLERRVQVVVDSENYRQRRRDSLIEMALRMGEKAKRLKKPVSTNPLNPYDRRIVHLTLRDDADLDTRSRGEGMLKKIVIMPKRSGGDHRSDRLH, from the coding sequence ATGGAAGTGTATGAGTTCGAAGGAAAAAACACCGAAGACGCCATTGCCAACGCCTGCCGTCGGCTGAACCGTGCCAGAGAAGATCTGGAGATCGAGGTCCTCGAACCGGGCTCTGCAGGGATCTTCGGCCTTGTCGGTGGACGCAAGGCCAAGATCAAGGTGACGATTCCCGTGCCCGCTGTAGAGATTCCGTCCGAACCCGAGCTGGAGCAGGAAGCGGAATCCGCTGTTGAACCCTTTTCGGCTGAAGCTCCCCGGGCCGGGGAGGCGGCTGGAGTCCCCGAAGAGGCGGCCGAAGCGCTGCTCCCCGAAAACGAGAATGATCTGGAGGTCGCCCGCGAGACCCTCGAAAAGATCCTTGCATGTATTCCCTTGAATGACACCTCTGTGGCGGTCGAATACAGCAACGGCGCCATCCTTTTGAACATCACGGGCGACACCTCCGGGCTTCTGATCGGCCGGAAGGGGCGTACGCTCGACGCACTGCAGTTCATTGTGAACAAGATCGTCAACAAAACGCTCGAGCGGCGGGTGCAGGTGGTGGTCGATTCCGAGAACTACCGTCAGAGGAGGCGGGACTCCCTGATCGAGATGGCCCTCCGGATGGGAGAAAAGGCCAAGCGGCTCAAGAAACCGGTGAGCACCAATCCGCTGAACCCCTATGACCGGAGGATCGTCCATCTGACGCTGCGTGACGATGCGGATCTGGACACACGCAGCCGCGGAGAGGGGATGCTCAAGAAGATCGTTATCATGCCCAAGCGATCGGGGGGGGACCATCGCTCAGATCGTCTCCACTGA
- the yidC gene encoding Membrane protein insertase YidC, with amino-acid sequence MEKRTILAFVLSFVVLIGWSLLFAPKEEERPAQSEPAAESALSAPAETQAVDPAVPQPVAPSAGPQPPADPGGQIAQKEVVIETPLYRAVMTNVGPTFKSFKLKRYRETNSPESPWIELLRYMSGAGDFTGVQFGDPVLSVDRNLAFEVGVDSLTLTEGGGTQEVVFERRTPEGLVHRQVYRFSAGSYAVDVESEVRNEGTAPVTGAFKAGLTAVPPKEKKGYYSYVGLVLYQDRSLEEVKLEDPSEQKQFNGHINWLAYEDDYFMRALLPPEPLTEGRVQAEMLANGWLQGVYVPSAVTVGAGQAASAKYGLYLGPRDLGSLEEAGRDLDRVVDFGWTDIIAKPLLHLLRFFNQYIHNYGFSIILLTILVKILFWPLTHKSYKSMKEMQKLQPRLAKIREKYKDNKEMMNREMMGLYKTYKVNPMSGCLPMIIQIPVFIALFRLLGSSIELRHAPFFFWINDLSAPDRLFSFSFAIPFMTPPYGIPVLTLLMGASMFIQQKMTPTPGDPAQAKIMMFLPLIFTFMFINFPSGLVLYWLVNNVLSIGQQYRIQKKPA; translated from the coding sequence ATGGAAAAAAGAACGATACTGGCATTCGTTTTATCCTTCGTTGTGCTGATCGGGTGGTCGCTTCTCTTTGCTCCGAAGGAGGAGGAAAGACCTGCGCAAAGTGAACCGGCGGCCGAAAGTGCTTTGTCTGCCCCTGCGGAAACGCAGGCGGTCGATCCGGCGGTTCCCCAACCCGTTGCGCCTTCTGCCGGGCCCCAGCCGCCCGCAGACCCAGGCGGGCAGATCGCGCAGAAGGAGGTTGTGATCGAAACCCCCCTGTATCGCGCGGTGATGACCAATGTGGGCCCCACCTTCAAGAGCTTCAAGCTGAAGCGGTACCGCGAGACAAACTCCCCCGAGTCGCCATGGATCGAGCTGCTGCGCTACATGTCGGGTGCGGGAGATTTTACGGGGGTCCAGTTCGGAGATCCAGTCCTCTCCGTGGATCGGAACCTGGCCTTCGAAGTGGGCGTTGACAGCCTGACGCTGACCGAGGGGGGAGGGACCCAGGAGGTGGTCTTCGAGCGCCGCACGCCAGAGGGCCTGGTCCACAGGCAGGTTTACCGGTTCAGCGCTGGATCGTATGCCGTCGATGTCGAAAGCGAGGTCAGGAACGAGGGCACCGCTCCTGTGACCGGCGCGTTCAAAGCGGGGCTGACGGCCGTTCCGCCGAAGGAAAAGAAGGGATACTACAGCTATGTCGGGCTGGTCTTGTATCAGGACAGAAGCCTCGAAGAGGTGAAGCTGGAGGATCCTTCCGAGCAGAAACAGTTCAATGGCCATATCAACTGGCTGGCTTATGAAGACGATTATTTCATGAGGGCCTTGCTGCCCCCCGAGCCGCTGACGGAGGGGCGGGTTCAGGCTGAAATGCTGGCGAACGGATGGCTGCAGGGCGTCTACGTTCCATCCGCGGTGACGGTCGGAGCGGGCCAGGCGGCCTCTGCGAAATACGGCCTCTATCTGGGTCCGCGGGATCTCGGAAGCCTCGAGGAGGCAGGCCGCGACCTCGACCGGGTGGTCGACTTCGGCTGGACCGATATCATCGCCAAGCCCCTCCTCCACCTCCTCAGATTTTTCAATCAGTATATCCACAACTATGGTTTTTCGATCATCCTGCTCACGATCCTCGTGAAGATCCTCTTTTGGCCGCTGACGCACAAGAGCTACAAGTCCATGAAAGAGATGCAAAAGCTCCAGCCGCGCCTGGCCAAGATCAGAGAAAAATACAAAGACAACAAAGAGATGATGAATCGGGAGATGATGGGGCTCTATAAGACCTACAAGGTCAACCCGATGAGCGGGTGCCTGCCCATGATTATACAAATCCCGGTGTTCATTGCACTGTTCAGGCTTCTGGGAAGTTCTATTGAATTGAGGCATGCGCCGTTTTTTTTCTGGATAAACGACCTGTCAGCGCCTGATCGTCTGTTCAGTTTTTCTTTCGCTATCCCGTTTATGACCCCGCCGTATGGTATACCAGTGCTCACATTGCTGATGGGGGCCTCGATGTTCATTCAGCAGAAGATGACTCCGACTCCGGGAGATCCCGCCCAGGCCAAGATCATGATGTTTCTGCCGCTGATCTTTACCTTCATGTTTATCAATTTCCCCTCGGGCCTGGTCCTGTACTGGCTGGTGAACAACGTTCTCTCTATCGGGCAGCAGTACCGCATTCAGAAAAAGCCGGCATAA
- a CDS encoding hypothetical protein (Evidence 5 : Unknown function): MPQFNRTSQKPEQCNEHRDLYNHGQAPAHRVDLVGLIEPHHLPIHHLFVVFVFFSDLGQARLELLHLFHGLVALVRQRPKEDLHEDREQDDRKTIVVDILIEKSEEVEEGLGDDIGPAEVDHPVEVAACLLEASEIPRTQIEAVFRRGRLARSDRHRGWNVDALQPSVRQHFSLNPPLRQRLGGQQGPHEIIVFISQPVDMAIELFLLGRILQLHLFEASVLIQDQPDIAVVSLLFLRRNGRQPRFERAGHRSGALVPDLAFDIDGIRSSAEPVNLPVDQALWRAALEDHLLGPSPLGQRQAVNAHFEGQVPIHGEDWISELDPRKISRTRHVAQQLDPWRLGGVCLAVPLQLEALEGGAHIGHHRAIQGGFDHNLLLRDLPAWVCGRLGPGRRRNGLGNRRIDRLRFRRGRQSTFGRRFTLRRSFLLLRSKEKRPPDQHNEG; this comes from the coding sequence ATGCCTCAATTCAATAGAACTTCCCAGAAGCCTGAACAGTGCAATGAACACCGGGATTTGTATAATCATGGGCAGGCACCCGCTCATCGGGTTGACCTTGTAGGTCTTATAGAGCCCCATCATCTCCCGATTCATCATCTCTTTGTTGTCTTTGTATTTTTCTCTGATCTTGGCCAGGCGCGGCTGGAGCTTTTGCATCTCTTTCATGGACTTGTAGCTCTTGTGCGTCAGCGGCCAAAAGAGGATCTTCACGAGGATCGTGAGCAGGATGATCGAAAAACCATAGTTGTGGATATACTGATTGAAAAATCTGAGGAGGTGGAGGAGGGGCTTGGCGATGATATCGGTCCAGCCGAAGTCGACCACCCGGTCGAGGTCGCGGCCTGCCTCCTCGAGGCTTCCGAGATCCCGCGGACCCAGATAGAGGCCGTATTTCGCAGAGGCCGCCTGGCCCGCTCCGACCGTCACCGCGGATGGAACGTAGACGCCCTGCAGCCATCCGTTCGCCAGCATTTCAGCCTGAACCCGCCCCTCCGTCAGCGGCTCGGGGGGCAGCAAGGCCCTCATGAAATAATCGTCTTCATAAGCCAGCCAGTTGATATGGCCATTGAACTGTTTCTGCTCGGAAGGATCCTCCAGCTTCACCTCTTCGAGGCTTCTGTCCTGATACAAGACCAGCCCGACATAGCTGTAGTATCCCTTCTTTTCCTTCGGCGGAACGGCCGTCAGCCCCGCTTTGAACGCGCCGGTCACAGGAGCGGTGCCCTCGTTCCTGACCTCGCTTTCGACATCGACGGCATACGATCCAGCGCTGAACCGGTAAACCTGCCTGTGGACCAGGCCCTCTGGCGTGCGGCGCTCGAAGACCACCTCCTGGGTCCCTCCCCCCTCGGTCAGCGTCAGGCTGTCAACGCCCACTTCGAAGGCCAGGTTCCGATCCACGGAGAGGACTGGATCTCCGAACTGGACCCCCGTAAAATCTCCCGCACCCGACATGTAGCGCAGCAGCTCGATCCATGGCGACTCGGGGGAGTTTGTCTCGCGGTACCGCTTCAGCTTGAAGCTCTTGAAGGTGGGGCCCACATTGGTCATCACCGCGCGATACAGGGGGGTTTCGATCACAACCTCCTTCTGCGCGATCTGCCCGCCTGGGTCTGCGGGCGGCTGGGGCCCGGCAGAAGGCGCAACGGGTTGGGGAACCGCCGGATCGACCGCCTGCGTTTCCGCAGGGGCAGACAAAGCACTTTCGGCCGCCGGTTCACTTTGCGCAGGTCTTTCCTCCTCCTTCGGAGCAAAGAGAAGCGACCACCCGATCAGCACAACGAAGGATAA
- the rnpA gene encoding Ribonuclease P protein component, translating to MGDFSLPKNERLLARPDFIHVDQLGKRRQSRHFVVKCLRNGLGCTRLGVTASRRTGNAVQRNRAKRLMREFFRLHKVEFPRGYDVLIIAKKEAGSLSLFEVVEELEEIFFDKELFV from the coding sequence ATGGGCGATTTTTCCCTGCCGAAAAACGAAAGGTTATTGGCCCGACCGGATTTTATCCATGTCGATCAGTTGGGGAAGCGCCGGCAAAGCAGGCATTTTGTTGTCAAGTGCCTGCGAAATGGGCTGGGATGCACACGGTTGGGGGTCACGGCCAGCAGAAGGACAGGCAACGCCGTTCAGCGGAATCGCGCCAAACGCCTGATGCGCGAATTTTTCAGGCTGCACAAGGTCGAATTTCCCCGGGGCTATGATGTTCTGATCATCGCGAAGAAGGAAGCTGGCAGCCTGAGCCTCTTTGAGGTTGTTGAAGAGCTTGAGGAGATCTTTTTCGATAAGGAATTGTTTGTTTAA
- the mreB gene encoding cell wall structural complex MreBCD, actin-like component MreB (Evidence 2a : Function from experimental evidences in other organisms; PubMedId : 14517265, 14573351, 15016371, 2687239, 3049542, 9298646; Product type s : structure), whose protein sequence is MLFDPVLGLFSNDLAIDLGTANTLVYVKGKGIVLSEPSVVAVRKDAKGTNRVLAVGREAKMMVGRTPGNIVAIRPMKDGVIADFEITEAMLRHFIRKVHNRRNLLRPRIIICVPSGITQVEKRAVRESAESAGAREVFLIEEPMAAAIGAGLPITEPTANMVVDIGGGTTEVAVISLAGIVYSRSVRVAGDKMDDAILQYIKRKYNLLIGVRTSEIIKTTIGNAYPSKEIQTIEVKGRDLVTGIPKILTIDSEEVRSAISEQVETIVETVRIALEQTPPELAADIVDKGIMLTGGGSLLKNLDVLLREETKLPITVAEDPLAAVVLGSGKALDTLAILKEVAVST, encoded by the coding sequence ATGCTTTTCGATCCCGTTTTGGGCTTGTTTTCCAACGATTTAGCCATCGACCTCGGTACAGCCAACACCCTTGTCTACGTGAAGGGGAAGGGCATCGTCCTGAGCGAGCCTTCCGTGGTTGCCGTTCGCAAAGACGCCAAGGGCACCAACAGGGTGCTCGCGGTCGGGCGCGAGGCCAAGATGATGGTCGGCCGAACCCCGGGGAACATCGTGGCGATCCGCCCCATGAAAGACGGGGTCATCGCCGATTTCGAGATCACCGAGGCCATGCTGCGTCACTTCATCCGCAAGGTGCACAACCGTCGGAACCTCCTCCGCCCCCGCATCATCATCTGTGTCCCGAGCGGCATTACGCAGGTCGAAAAAAGGGCTGTCCGTGAATCAGCGGAATCCGCCGGCGCGCGAGAGGTCTTCCTGATCGAAGAACCGATGGCCGCGGCGATCGGGGCCGGTCTACCCATTACGGAACCGACCGCCAACATGGTCGTCGACATCGGCGGCGGCACGACGGAGGTTGCCGTCATTTCCCTCGCAGGCATTGTATACAGCCGGTCGGTCCGGGTCGCCGGAGACAAGATGGACGACGCCATTCTGCAATACATCAAACGCAAATACAACCTCCTGATCGGCGTCCGGACATCTGAGATCATCAAAACCACCATCGGAAACGCCTACCCCAGCAAGGAGATCCAGACCATCGAAGTCAAGGGGCGTGACCTCGTCACGGGCATTCCCAAGATCCTGACGATCGACTCGGAAGAGGTTCGCAGCGCCATCTCGGAGCAGGTCGAAACCATTGTCGAAACGGTACGGATCGCCCTGGAGCAGACTCCGCCCGAACTCGCAGCGGATATCGTGGACAAAGGCATCATGTTGACGGGCGGCGGATCCCTGCTCAAAAACCTCGATGTGCTGCTGCGGGAAGAGACGAAACTACCGATAACGGTGGCGGAAGACCCCCTCGCGGCCGTCGTGCTTGGTTCCGGAAAGGCATTGGATACATTGGCTATTTTAAAAGAAGTCGCCGTGAGCACCTAG
- a CDS encoding hypothetical protein (Evidence 5 : Unknown function), with product MVFLANLGVNLRVCLCGDRQVASAQTLDFLDIGQKSSFPDWKLGSTGESFPNWVLPGNHFRMDTI from the coding sequence ATGGTCTTTTTGGCCAATCTCGGCGTCAATCTGCGCGTTTGCTTGTGCGGCGACCGACAGGTCGCCTCCGCGCAAACGCTCGATTTCCTTGATATTGGCCAAAAATCCTCATTTCCGGATTGGAAACTGGGTTCTACCGGGGAATCATTTCCAAACTGGGTTCTACCGGGAAATCATTTCCGGATGGATACGATCTAG
- the mreC gene encoding Cell shape-determining protein MreC yields the protein MSFFRRIWIWIFFLAFVLFLFSSSPNSGNSWNTLERLFVEITAPLQNFFTRTVQATKDFWLDYFYLVDVRQENERFKAEIQSLRMENQRYREMAAGYERLQNLLQFRRTIDHPVLAARVIGRDPSGWFKSIIIDKGAKDGLTISMPVVNGDGLVGRIVALSPHYAQVLLLIDQNSAVDILILPSRDRGILRGQSSEACRLDYVAKASNVREDDPVITSGLAGVFPKGIPVGHVLTVAEPRGELFKKVTVKTAVDFSKLEEVLVILRPREEETSIFRNEQTDK from the coding sequence GTGAGCTTTTTTCGCAGAATTTGGATATGGATTTTTTTTCTGGCCTTCGTCCTGTTCCTCTTTTCATCGAGCCCGAACAGCGGCAACAGCTGGAATACGCTTGAAAGGCTGTTCGTCGAGATTACCGCCCCTCTTCAGAATTTCTTCACCCGGACGGTCCAGGCGACCAAGGATTTCTGGCTCGACTATTTCTATCTTGTCGATGTGCGTCAGGAAAACGAGCGTTTCAAAGCCGAAATCCAATCTCTCAGGATGGAGAATCAGCGTTATCGGGAGATGGCGGCCGGCTATGAGCGCCTGCAGAACCTGCTCCAATTCCGGCGCACCATCGACCATCCGGTTCTCGCCGCCCGTGTGATCGGTCGTGATCCGAGCGGCTGGTTCAAGTCCATCATCATCGACAAGGGGGCAAAAGACGGGTTGACCATCAGCATGCCCGTGGTCAACGGCGACGGTCTTGTGGGGCGTATCGTAGCCCTTTCACCCCATTATGCCCAAGTTCTTCTCCTGATCGATCAGAACAGCGCCGTGGACATCCTCATCCTGCCGTCACGGGACCGGGGAATCCTGCGTGGGCAATCTTCGGAAGCCTGTCGGTTGGACTACGTCGCAAAGGCTTCGAACGTCCGGGAAGACGATCCGGTTATCACCTCCGGGCTCGCGGGCGTCTTTCCCAAAGGCATCCCGGTCGGCCATGTCCTGACCGTTGCGGAGCCCCGCGGCGAGCTGTTCAAAAAGGTCACCGTCAAAACCGCTGTTGATTTTTCGAAGCTCGAAGAAGTGCTGGTCATTTTGAGACCCAGGGAGGAAGAAACATCCATCTTCAGGAACGAGCAAACAGACAAGTAG
- a CDS encoding conserved membrane hypothetical protein (Evidence 4 : Unknown function but conserved in other organisms) yields the protein MHTFLWLLGLTYTLLRGDLAERFDVLFSHLDILTVLTVYAFHAFGAVSAGVFALAQGLCMDLFSHGKAGLFPLLYLTTVAAVAVLRRLFELGNPKGQVIICTAAEICIHTVRAFLFILLFPALSPSFQSFLNSALISATMTGLSGPIIFLLLDRLSAVLTKSAASGPNGKIG from the coding sequence TTGCACACCTTTCTTTGGCTCCTTGGTCTGACCTACACCCTTCTGAGGGGGGACCTCGCCGAACGTTTCGACGTCCTTTTTTCCCACCTGGACATCCTGACGGTCCTGACGGTCTATGCCTTCCACGCCTTCGGGGCTGTGTCCGCAGGCGTGTTCGCCCTTGCGCAGGGGCTCTGCATGGATCTTTTCAGCCATGGGAAGGCAGGCCTCTTTCCTCTCTTGTATCTCACCACGGTGGCAGCCGTAGCTGTTCTTCGGCGTCTTTTCGAACTCGGGAACCCCAAAGGCCAGGTGATCATCTGCACCGCGGCGGAAATCTGCATTCATACCGTTCGAGCGTTTCTCTTCATCCTGCTCTTCCCGGCACTCTCCCCCTCGTTTCAATCCTTCTTGAACTCAGCCCTGATTTCTGCCACCATGACAGGGCTGTCAGGGCCGATCATCTTCCTCCTGCTTGACCGGCTGAGCGCCGTCCTGACGAAAAGCGCCGCCAGCGGGCCGAATGGGAAGATCGGGTGA
- a CDS encoding hypothetical protein (Evidence 5 : Unknown function): MGRSGDVCLPAEQRPAASFQPNIEQMMEKQSICTRSGLIPPLLKLCTGISGLQWCWRFRPSPC; the protein is encoded by the coding sequence ATGGGAAGATCGGGTGACGTCTGCCTGCCGGCTGAGCAGCGCCCTGCCGCTTCGTTTCAACCGAACATCGAACAGATGATGGAGAAGCAATCGATTTGCACACGTTCGGGTCTGATTCCACCTCTGCTAAAACTCTGCACCGGCATATCCGGATTGCAATGGTGCTGGCGTTTTCGGCCTTCGCCGTGCTGA
- the mrdA gene encoding Penicillin-binding protein 2, with protein MVLAFSAFAVLMLRLWFLQILQGPTFREKSENNRIRLRDIAPFRGMILDRNGEVLADNRPAYDLYFIPEEVQDQDRLLNELSQMTGLDPLKARAAIDKTGARYPFLPVCLIRDMQRDQLAKVETHLYDMPGLFIQVQPQRHYVWDDFATHLIGYVGEITEQQLKSGRFADNKAGDLIGKSGIEARWQTHLGGVRGGEQVEVDASGRQIRVVSRKAPLPGANVHLTIDRRLQTVAEDCLADKTGAIVALDPTSGQVLALASSPDYDPNVFVGGIDRTLWKAMISAESSPLQNRALCGQYPPGSIFKIVVALAGLQEGLITPSERIFCNGVYAIGNYKYRCWRRQGHGHVDLHQALVQSCDVYFYLLGKKLGIERIARYARAFGLGQTTGFDAGDEKTGLIPDNEWKKKTYGVSWQLGETLISSIGQSFVLVTPIQMATLFSAVFNGGVIYQPQVTKEVVGRNNETIFRFEPVAKQKVPIDKAHLERVKQALVGVVEGPRGTGSQCRIEGCSVAGKTGTAQVIALEKAKHYEDESDIPWRYRDHAWFVAVAPAEDPRIAVAVLVEHGGHGGSAAAPLAKTVIESYLESPMRSAGETGRPKDISG; from the coding sequence ATGGTGCTGGCGTTTTCGGCCTTCGCCGTGCTGATGCTGCGGCTGTGGTTCCTGCAGATCCTGCAGGGGCCGACGTTCAGGGAAAAATCCGAGAACAATCGTATCCGGCTCCGCGATATCGCTCCTTTCCGGGGGATGATCCTCGACCGCAACGGAGAGGTCCTGGCCGACAACAGGCCGGCGTATGATCTTTACTTCATCCCTGAAGAGGTTCAAGACCAGGACCGGCTTTTGAACGAACTGTCTCAAATGACGGGTCTCGATCCGCTCAAGGCGCGAGCTGCCATCGACAAGACGGGCGCCCGATACCCCTTTCTGCCCGTCTGCCTCATCCGTGACATGCAGCGCGATCAATTGGCGAAGGTGGAAACGCATCTTTATGACATGCCAGGCCTGTTCATCCAGGTGCAGCCCCAGCGGCACTATGTCTGGGATGACTTCGCCACCCATCTCATCGGATACGTCGGCGAAATCACCGAACAACAACTGAAAAGCGGTCGTTTTGCCGATAACAAGGCAGGAGATCTCATCGGAAAATCCGGCATCGAAGCCCGCTGGCAGACCCATTTGGGCGGCGTCCGGGGCGGCGAACAGGTGGAGGTCGACGCCTCGGGCCGCCAGATCAGGGTGGTTTCCCGCAAGGCCCCCCTTCCAGGGGCCAACGTCCACCTCACCATCGACCGCAGGCTTCAGACCGTCGCAGAAGATTGCCTCGCGGATAAGACGGGGGCCATCGTGGCGCTGGACCCGACCAGCGGCCAGGTTCTGGCGCTCGCGAGCAGCCCCGATTACGACCCGAACGTTTTTGTGGGCGGCATCGACAGGACCCTCTGGAAGGCCATGATCAGTGCGGAATCGAGCCCCCTGCAAAACAGGGCCCTGTGCGGTCAATATCCACCGGGATCCATATTCAAGATCGTCGTCGCCCTGGCCGGACTTCAGGAAGGGCTGATAACCCCTTCCGAGAGGATCTTCTGCAACGGTGTGTACGCCATAGGAAATTACAAATACCGCTGCTGGAGGCGGCAGGGGCACGGCCACGTGGACCTGCACCAGGCCCTCGTGCAGTCGTGTGATGTCTATTTCTACCTTCTCGGCAAAAAGCTGGGCATCGAACGGATCGCGCGCTATGCGCGTGCTTTCGGGCTGGGGCAGACAACCGGCTTCGACGCAGGGGACGAAAAGACAGGATTGATCCCCGACAACGAATGGAAGAAAAAAACCTACGGCGTATCCTGGCAACTGGGGGAAACCCTGATCTCATCCATAGGACAAAGCTTCGTCCTCGTGACCCCGATCCAGATGGCCACCCTCTTTTCAGCCGTCTTCAACGGCGGCGTCATTTATCAACCGCAGGTCACGAAAGAGGTGGTCGGCAGGAACAACGAAACGATTTTCCGGTTCGAACCGGTGGCCAAACAGAAGGTGCCCATCGACAAAGCCCATCTCGAACGGGTCAAGCAAGCCCTGGTCGGTGTGGTCGAAGGTCCGCGGGGCACCGGGTCACAATGCAGGATCGAGGGATGTTCCGTTGCTGGCAAAACCGGAACCGCTCAGGTTATAGCCCTTGAAAAAGCCAAACATTATGAAGACGAATCGGACATCCCCTGGCGGTACAGGGACCATGCGTGGTTCGTGGCCGTCGCACCGGCCGAGGATCCCAGAATTGCGGTAGCCGTTCTCGTCGAGCACGGGGGCCATGGTGGAAGCGCGGCCGCCCCGCTGGCCAAAACGGTGATCGAATCCTATCTGGAATCCCCCATGCGATCCGCCGGCGAAACCGGCAGACCGAAGGATATATCAGGTTAA